One window from the genome of Phocoena phocoena chromosome 15, mPhoPho1.1, whole genome shotgun sequence encodes:
- the LOC136135069 gene encoding uncharacterized homolog, producing MSFQKFWRDYKVLVVMVPLVGLIHLGWHRIKSSPVFQIPNKDDLPEPGSVAVTSPEKNHIPGK from the coding sequence ATGAGCTTTCAGAAATTCTGGAGAGACTACAAAGTTCTGGTTGTTATGGTACCTCTAGTTGGGCTCATACATTTGGGGTGGCACAGGATCAAAAGCAGCCCTGTCTTCCAAATTCCTAATAAGGATGACCTTCCTGAGCCAGGGAGTGTGGCAGTCACAAGTCCTGAGAAGAACCACATCCCAGGGAAATAG